GATTCCGTTCGTGTTCAATCTGGTGCTCATGGGCTGGGTGATCGGCGTCTTCACGACGTCGCTCATCATGCGGTTCGGGCAGGAAGCGGAAGTCTTGGCGTGGAGCATGGTGTTTCTGTTTCAACCGATTTCTTGCGTGTTTTATCCCATGGACATCCTCCCTCGGTGGCTCCAGCCGCTGGCCATGGTGAATCCGGCCGCTCACATTTTCGAAGGGTTGCGGGCCGTCTTGAACGCCGACGGTGCGCCGGGTAAAGAGCTGGCCTGGGCGTTTGGTCTGAACGGGTTGCTGCTGGTCGCCGTCATCATGTGGTTTTATCGTACATTCGCCTATTGCAAGGCCCACGGGCTGCTTGTGCGGGTCGGCGAGTAACATTTTTCTAGAACGTTGTAATGAGACCGGCGGTTATGCTAGGTTGTGTCGACACTTCCGCGTAGGGGCCTGGCGCGGAGTGGCAAGAAGGTGCAGGCCTACAACGCTGATGTTGCCTTGTCCGGGAATTTCGTTGGGAGTCAGACCTGAGTCGCAGTACGGATCGCGCCTTCGGCCCGTTTCTTCCCCCCTGTTCCTTGCGCTCAAGACAATGTCATCATCTTTTCAGTAAGGAGGAACCCCGATGGGTTCAAAAATCTACGTCGGCGGGTTGCCGTATTCGGCGACCGAACAGCAATTAAGCGACTTGTTTGCCGCTCACGGGTCCGTGGCGTCCGCGCGGATCATCACCGATAAGTTTACCGGCCAATCCCGAGGATTCGGATTCGTGGAGATGTCGTCCGACGCGGAAGCACAGGCTGCCATCAGCGCGCTCAATGGTTCCGAGATGGGCGGCCGGACGTTGACGGTCAATGAGGCGCGTCCCCAGGAGCCCCGGAGCGGCGGTGGAGGCCGTGGATTCGGCGGTGATCGAAGCGGAGGCGGGAAACGCGATCGCTGGTAAATCATCGGATCGTCGTATGTGATCGAGGGGCCGCCATTTGAAAATGGCGGCCCCTTTTGCTTGGCGCACGGCCCCGTTTCCCCTGTCAAATGTCAAACCACAGGCCGGGGCGGTAAGAGCGGTAAGGAATGGGAAGGAACGGCGGTCAAAAGACGGATCATTGTCTAGCCGGGAGCATCATGTGAGCAGCCATACCGGTTTGATTCAGGCGACGGAGTCGGCGGGGAATCTATCCGAGTTTTCGTTCCATAAGAACCCGGTGCTCGTGGTTGAAAATTTTTGGTCGCCCGATGATT
This sequence is a window from Candidatus Nitrospira inopinata. Protein-coding genes within it:
- a CDS encoding RNA recognition motif domain-containing protein; this encodes MGSKIYVGGLPYSATEQQLSDLFAAHGSVASARIITDKFTGQSRGFGFVEMSSDAEAQAAISALNGSEMGGRTLTVNEARPQEPRSGGGGRGFGGDRSGGGKRDRW